One segment of Phragmites australis chromosome 13, lpPhrAust1.1, whole genome shotgun sequence DNA contains the following:
- the LOC133889805 gene encoding uncharacterized protein At4g13200, chloroplastic-like — protein sequence MAPLPPPPAALSPVCRVFLPASSPRRAFPSTALSPLRRRPRFTARSSSGSGGGGGTRPEPKPGDNESKAVLDAFFLGKAFAEALTGRVESVIGEVFSVVGQWQAEQQKQVQEFQEEVFQRAQKAKERAAMEVTDDKGPKTLSEPSTTIAMPAPTSPPTTPTAE from the exons ATGGCACCGCTCCCACCACCACCTGCGGCTCTCTCCCCCGTCTGCCGCGTCTTCCTTCCTGCCTCCAGCCCCCGTCGCGCCTTCCCCTCCACGGCGCTCTCTCCCCTCAGAAGGCGCCCCAGATTCACGGCCAGGAGTAGcagcggaagcggcggcggcgggggcacgCGCCCCGAGCCCAAACCTG GCGATAACGAGAGCAAGGCTGTCCTGGACGCCTTCTTCCTCGGGAAGGCCTTCGCGGAGGCGCTCACCGGGAGGGTCGAGTCGGTGATTGGCGAGGTGTTCAGTGTCGTCGGGCAGTGGCAGGCCGAGCAGCAGAAGCAGGTCCAGGAATTCCAG GAAGAAGTATTTCAGAGAGCCCAGAAAGCAAAGGAGAGAGCGGCCATGGAAGTCACTGATGATAAGGGGCCAAAGACTCTAAGTGAACCTTCAACAACCATTGCGATGCCTGCACCTACGTCACCTCCTACTACTCCCACCGCGGAATAG